In Candidatus Neomarinimicrobiota bacterium, a single window of DNA contains:
- a CDS encoding T9SS type A sorting domain-containing protein codes for MRRMVVMILILLLVGFIRKGFSQWQPGQIPIMTVWGSMVTPENVHKEYPRPQLQRKMWKSLNGLWQFEFAKSEDVPWERNLEGEILVPFPVESALSGVMEKATNRGMWYKRYFTIPSEWNGKRVLLHFEAVDWYSKVYLNGNELGEHKGGYDSFSFDITSYIKDNNELILYVYDPSNNGNQPCGKQWEHPGGIWFTPSSGVWQTVWLEPVTDIYIKEIKITPDIDKKSVKIDIMLNKDEDVSVEVKVCEDSKVIASKGRRGLGEIDLQIPDSKLWSPDNPFLYGLFVTVKNENGDVDSIRSYFGMRKINILKDENGIARIFLNNRPVFLMGVLDQGFWPEGIYTAPSDEALKYDIEYAKKLGFNMIRKHVKVEPDRWYYWCDKLGMLVWQDMPNITPGHVINDYDKTQFKNELIEMVKEHFNYPSIVCWVIFNENWGIHDVDKLTDVVKSLDKTRLVNSNSGWNVGGKDPKVGDINDIHNYPLPKMPELEYARVAVCGEFGGLWRLVNGHIWGDYVPNIGFQNNDEITDHYTGVLMDSIKQLKMRGLSAVVYTEITDVEKEYAGLLTYDRKVEKFNKSSVYLNHKLLTEVSNDIFNKKDCGKSIKSCMLEQNYPNPFNTKTIIRYHILNNSYVVLNIYNMLGYRVANLVNKMQPAGYHVVYFDSNNLDSGVYFYELLTESNRQVRKMVLLK; via the coding sequence ATGCGAAGAATGGTTGTTATGATATTAATATTGTTGTTGGTAGGTTTTATAAGAAAAGGTTTTTCCCAGTGGCAACCTGGGCAAATTCCTATAATGACAGTATGGGGTAGTATGGTAACTCCAGAAAATGTGCACAAAGAATATCCGAGACCACAATTGCAGCGAAAAATGTGGAAAAGTCTTAACGGCTTGTGGCAATTTGAGTTTGCAAAAAGTGAAGATGTACCATGGGAACGTAATCTTGAAGGAGAAATTCTGGTGCCGTTTCCTGTAGAGTCAGCACTGTCTGGTGTTATGGAAAAAGCTACAAATAGAGGAATGTGGTATAAAAGATATTTTACTATTCCAAGTGAGTGGAACGGGAAAAGGGTATTGTTACATTTTGAAGCTGTGGATTGGTATTCGAAAGTGTATTTAAATGGTAATGAGTTAGGTGAACATAAGGGAGGTTATGATTCTTTTTCATTTGATATTACTAGTTACATAAAAGATAATAATGAACTTATCTTATATGTTTACGATCCTTCAAATAACGGCAATCAACCCTGTGGAAAACAATGGGAACATCCTGGAGGTATATGGTTTACTCCTTCCTCAGGTGTATGGCAAACTGTTTGGTTAGAGCCAGTAACAGATATTTATATTAAAGAAATCAAGATAACTCCAGATATAGATAAAAAAAGTGTAAAAATTGATATTATGTTGAATAAAGATGAAGATGTATCGGTTGAAGTTAAAGTTTGTGAGGATAGTAAGGTTATTGCGAGCAAGGGGAGAAGAGGCCTAGGAGAAATAGATTTGCAAATTCCAGATTCTAAGTTGTGGTCGCCAGATAATCCGTTTTTATATGGTTTGTTTGTGACTGTTAAGAATGAAAACGGAGATGTTGATTCTATAAGAAGTTACTTTGGTATGAGAAAAATAAATATACTAAAAGATGAGAATGGAATAGCAAGAATATTTCTAAACAATAGGCCAGTTTTCCTTATGGGAGTTCTTGATCAAGGATTTTGGCCAGAGGGGATTTATACAGCACCTAGTGACGAAGCTTTAAAATATGATATAGAATACGCTAAAAAATTAGGTTTTAACATGATACGTAAACATGTTAAAGTGGAACCGGACCGTTGGTATTATTGGTGTGATAAATTGGGAATGCTGGTATGGCAAGATATGCCCAATATAACACCCGGACATGTAATAAATGATTATGATAAAACTCAATTTAAAAATGAATTAATAGAAATGGTTAAAGAGCATTTTAATTATCCTTCGATAGTATGCTGGGTCATATTCAATGAAAATTGGGGTATTCATGATGTTGATAAATTGACAGATGTGGTAAAATCACTTGATAAAACTAGATTAGTAAACTCCAATTCCGGCTGGAATGTAGGTGGTAAAGATCCAAAAGTCGGTGATATAAATGACATCCATAATTACCCATTGCCTAAAATGCCAGAATTGGAATACGCAAGAGTTGCAGTCTGTGGAGAATTCGGAGGGTTATGGAGGTTAGTTAATGGACATATTTGGGGAGATTATGTTCCGAATATTGGTTTTCAGAACAATGATGAAATAACAGATCATTATACAGGAGTACTCATGGATTCTATAAAACAACTGAAAATGAGAGGTTTAAGTGCAGTGGTGTATACAGAAATTACTGATGTGGAAAAAGAATATGCGGGTCTTTTAACATATGATAGAAAAGTAGAAAAATTTAATAAGTCGTCAGTTTATTTGAATCACAAACTTTTAACAGAAGTGTCAAATGATATCTTTAATAAAAAGGATTGTGGGAAGTCTATAAAAAGTTGCATGTTGGAGCAGAATTATCCCAATCCATTTAATACAAAAACTATTATAAGATATCACATTTTGAATAATAGCTATGTTGTTCTAAATATTTATAATATGTTAGGATATAGAGTTGCAAATCTTGTGAATAAAATGCAGCCAGCGGGTTATCATGTAGTATATTTCGATAGTAATAATTTAGATAGTGGAGTTTATTTTTATGAGTTATTAACGGAAAGTAATAGGCAAGTTAGGAAAATGGTTTTATTAAAATAA
- a CDS encoding T9SS type A sorting domain-containing protein, with protein sequence MKVLVSFSRCFFPIFFFVVLVSTNVLIAQESFLQPYTVDEHTVVLLHFDGNLVNESDKASDATGFGNYNFIPNDELSGFGQCVWFDNDSRSDSSYIIIPDTVTLDLDTSWTVECWVKVLSFGTQAGDWHIYPKVVSKPSNWWLGINGASGTFNVQSGYETDMTVWHDVFTQNEIIETEVWYHIAAILDVDNKVYTVIVHDRDGNLVAYNSSYIPEVAIIPRTTSDPVQIGVCLWWPDTWLNGLVDEVRISNCVRKFDIPPEIVSYPTVRHVDENVPIDITIQLASISSWEYTNVELHYAPVAETDVENFNVVEMSSTDNVNFTGTIPAQDAGTSLKYFITVENTDGEVANSMLMAEESDTAFFGIAVGYKNSLVLDMDFEQNLEDATGLNTVVATGPAVYSDDAKVGNYSIHFTPVPVGENDTLVSMLKIEKPAPFLAFSDGYTMEMWVKPDTVFPWAAFLGKYPEYYNDDNDWKFNYRLYFDGRHLNKLNIENYHCNTVWHRVYIDDYVLEPDQWYKIVAQYSAEKKILMIELYDEEGNLISENWEPTEEYPLMVRAGDFTIGGDTYDYMADVRFQGKMDGLKVYNYAKALPPSLVSSPPPRIAKVSPNESEVIQVDIDNSISTKLFYSVNGGEEIVINMEKTGDFTYSGTIPGQSKGSIVEYYIVAENDVGKKMRLPGSGNYILKYMEDEGLVLHLDFEQGTGTPLDNSDYNNEISVFGDISYSEDAFSGNYSLYYGSEGGYIRINPPAPFVINNEMTLEISFNADEIPIGGTDLIAKYPDPPSWEFGFRVSFQADGKLFPEIYLVADTIGVADRRWTSLFLKNDTRIVPGQWYTFIMDVGKDSAYVRLLDDAGNVIDQSEKISVAGQHLNPVAGMLAIGRSWEENPPLFKGKIDNIKIYNYSKAEKLGIDFENKNLITNYYLAQNYPNPFNPTTNIEFMIPNTENVKLVIYNILGQEVRTLVNSKHNAGRYVYIWDGKDNSNRPVPSGIYIYKLETAAYSRTRKMVFIR encoded by the coding sequence ATGAAGGTGTTGGTTAGTTTTTCTAGGTGTTTTTTCCCAATCTTTTTCTTTGTTGTATTGGTGTCGACAAATGTTTTAATTGCTCAGGAGTCGTTCTTACAACCTTATACGGTTGATGAACATACTGTTGTGTTATTGCATTTTGATGGGAATTTAGTGAATGAGTCAGATAAGGCATCGGATGCAACCGGCTTCGGAAATTATAACTTTATTCCTAATGATGAGCTATCAGGTTTTGGGCAATGCGTATGGTTTGACAATGATTCACGATCGGATTCTTCTTATATTATTATACCGGATACTGTAACTTTGGACTTAGATACTAGTTGGACAGTAGAATGCTGGGTTAAGGTTTTATCTTTTGGTACTCAAGCGGGCGATTGGCATATTTACCCTAAAGTAGTTAGTAAGCCCTCTAACTGGTGGTTAGGTATAAATGGTGCTTCAGGAACATTTAATGTACAATCAGGATATGAGACTGATATGACTGTTTGGCATGATGTTTTTACACAAAATGAAATTATTGAAACAGAGGTGTGGTATCATATCGCCGCTATATTGGACGTTGATAACAAAGTTTATACAGTTATAGTGCATGATAGGGATGGTAATTTAGTTGCTTATAACTCTTCATACATACCTGAGGTAGCAATTATCCCCAGAACTACGAGTGATCCAGTCCAAATAGGTGTTTGTTTATGGTGGCCTGATACTTGGCTTAATGGATTAGTAGATGAAGTAAGAATTAGTAATTGTGTACGTAAATTTGACATCCCGCCAGAAATAGTATCATATCCTACCGTGAGACATGTTGATGAGAATGTCCCAATTGATATAACTATCCAATTGGCTTCCATATCATCATGGGAATATACGAATGTTGAATTACACTATGCTCCAGTTGCTGAAACTGATGTTGAAAATTTTAATGTAGTAGAAATGAGTTCGACAGATAATGTAAACTTTACTGGAACAATTCCAGCACAGGATGCTGGTACATCGCTTAAATATTTTATTACTGTTGAAAATACTGATGGTGAAGTTGCAAATAGTATGTTAATGGCTGAAGAGAGTGATACCGCATTTTTTGGAATAGCCGTTGGTTATAAAAATTCTTTGGTTTTAGATATGGATTTTGAACAAAATTTAGAGGATGCTACCGGTTTAAATACTGTGGTAGCTACCGGACCGGCGGTCTACTCTGATGATGCTAAAGTAGGAAATTACTCTATTCATTTTACTCCAGTTCCTGTTGGAGAAAATGATACATTAGTTTCCATGTTAAAAATTGAAAAGCCTGCTCCTTTTCTTGCATTTAGTGATGGCTATACAATGGAAATGTGGGTAAAGCCTGATACTGTTTTCCCTTGGGCCGCATTTCTGGGAAAATACCCTGAATACTATAATGATGATAACGATTGGAAATTCAATTATCGCTTGTATTTTGATGGTAGACATCTGAATAAATTGAATATAGAAAATTATCATTGCAATACTGTTTGGCATAGAGTATATATAGATGATTATGTTCTGGAACCTGACCAGTGGTACAAGATCGTGGCACAATACTCTGCTGAAAAGAAGATATTGATGATAGAATTGTATGACGAAGAAGGAAATCTTATTTCAGAAAACTGGGAACCCACAGAAGAATATCCTCTGATGGTACGAGCGGGTGATTTTACTATTGGTGGTGATACATATGATTATATGGCAGATGTGAGGTTTCAAGGTAAAATGGATGGGCTTAAGGTTTATAATTATGCAAAAGCTTTACCGCCGTCCTTGGTATCATCCCCTCCTCCGAGAATAGCAAAGGTTAGTCCGAACGAGAGTGAGGTAATTCAGGTTGATATCGACAATTCGATTAGTACGAAATTGTTTTATTCAGTTAATGGTGGCGAAGAAATTGTTATAAATATGGAGAAGACTGGTGACTTTACTTATTCTGGAACTATTCCAGGACAGTCTAAGGGTAGTATAGTGGAATATTATATAGTTGCTGAGAACGATGTAGGAAAAAAGATGAGGCTCCCTGGTTCTGGAAACTACATATTGAAATACATGGAAGATGAGGGTCTTGTCCTACACCTGGATTTTGAACAAGGGACTGGAACTCCATTAGATAATTCTGATTATAATAATGAGATTTCAGTTTTTGGGGATATTAGCTATTCTGAAGATGCTTTTTCAGGTAATTATTCTTTGTACTATGGTAGTGAAGGCGGCTATATAAGGATAAATCCTCCTGCCCCTTTTGTAATTAATAATGAGATGACACTTGAGATTAGTTTTAACGCTGATGAAATCCCGATAGGGGGTACAGATCTTATTGCAAAGTATCCTGATCCGCCAAGTTGGGAGTTTGGATTTAGGGTATCTTTTCAAGCTGATGGAAAATTATTCCCAGAAATATATCTGGTTGCAGATACTATAGGAGTAGCTGATAGAAGATGGACAAGTTTGTTTTTGAAAAATGATACCAGGATTGTTCCGGGGCAATGGTATACATTTATTATGGATGTCGGGAAAGATTCTGCATACGTAAGACTGTTAGATGATGCGGGTAATGTTATTGATCAGAGTGAGAAAATTAGTGTAGCTGGTCAACATTTGAATCCTGTTGCTGGCATGTTAGCAATAGGACGATCATGGGAAGAAAATCCTCCTCTTTTTAAAGGAAAAATTGATAATATTAAAATATACAATTATTCAAAAGCAGAGAAATTAGGAATTGATTTTGAAAATAAAAATTTAATTACGAACTATTACTTGGCACAAAATTATCCGAACCCATTTAATCCGACCACGAATATCGAATTTATGATACCCAACACAGAAAACGTTAAATTAGTTATATATAATATTCTTGGTCAGGAGGTGCGTACTTTAGTAAACTCAAAACATAATGCTGGTAGATATGTATATATTTGGGATGGAAAGGATAATTCTAATAGACCAGTTCCTAGTGGTATATATATTTATAAGTTGGAAACAGCGGCTTATAGCAGAACACGTAAGATGGTGTTTATCCGGTAA
- a CDS encoding family 43 glycosylhydrolase, with translation MKSIKFIFIIYLIFLFNIVLFCEEEYYVNPVGDFVKYGDVADPCVLKYEDKYYLYATSWASHTWGFKVWESKDLVNWVDKGKAFSRYDEGNDWGQKDFWAPEVVFYEGDFYMVYSARAIDGKLRIALAKSSSPLGPFKNIKAPLLDEDIVCIDGHIFIDDDGSTYLFYVKDCSENIVGGRHVSQIYVQGLNLRYRLVYGEPVLAATPSQPWELQSGDYIWNEGPYVVKHNGIYYLMYSGNAFFMAEYAIGYATATNPLGPYTKYEKNPVLKADLEIGVSGPGHHCVTTSPDGAELFIVYHSHIDPNYPSKGRTINIDRMYFDEKGVLNIKGPTRSPQPMPSGVSSSYIEGDEELEMQDIRDIKINGVFPNPFNDVLRINYEIIKDSFVKVRIYDSIGKIVKTIQVGNLSPGKYCIKWNGFNDGGNKVSSGVYFCEVCSVRYKDIEKIVYLK, from the coding sequence ATGAAGTCAATAAAATTTATTTTTATCATATACCTGATATTTTTATTTAATATAGTCTTGTTTTGTGAAGAAGAATATTATGTAAATCCTGTTGGTGATTTTGTCAAATATGGTGATGTTGCTGATCCTTGTGTTTTAAAATATGAAGATAAATACTATCTTTATGCTACTTCTTGGGCATCCCATACGTGGGGTTTTAAAGTATGGGAATCTAAGGACCTAGTAAATTGGGTAGACAAGGGGAAAGCGTTCAGTAGATATGATGAAGGTAATGATTGGGGTCAAAAGGATTTTTGGGCTCCAGAAGTTGTGTTTTATGAAGGGGACTTTTACATGGTTTATAGTGCCAGAGCTATTGATGGTAAATTAAGAATAGCACTGGCAAAATCTTCATCCCCGCTAGGACCCTTTAAAAATATTAAAGCACCTTTACTAGACGAAGATATAGTATGTATTGATGGACATATATTTATAGACGATGATGGATCTACGTATTTGTTTTATGTGAAGGATTGTTCTGAAAATATAGTAGGTGGGCGCCATGTAAGCCAAATTTATGTCCAAGGGCTAAATCTGAGATACCGTTTAGTATATGGCGAACCAGTATTAGCAGCTACTCCAAGTCAGCCATGGGAGCTACAGTCAGGTGATTATATATGGAATGAAGGGCCATATGTAGTAAAGCATAATGGTATTTATTATTTAATGTATTCGGGAAATGCTTTTTTTATGGCTGAATATGCTATTGGTTATGCAACTGCTACAAATCCATTAGGACCATATACTAAGTATGAAAAAAATCCTGTTCTTAAAGCGGATTTAGAAATAGGGGTCTCAGGTCCAGGCCACCATTGTGTTACGACTTCACCCGATGGGGCAGAGTTATTTATAGTATATCATTCCCATATTGACCCTAATTATCCAAGTAAAGGCAGAACAATAAATATAGATAGAATGTATTTTGATGAAAAAGGTGTGTTAAATATAAAAGGACCCACTCGATCTCCCCAGCCAATGCCAAGTGGTGTTTCATCATCTTATATTGAAGGTGATGAAGAATTAGAAATGCAAGACATACGAGATATAAAAATCAATGGGGTATTCCCTAATCCTTTTAATGATGTGTTAAGAATTAATTATGAAATAATTAAAGATTCTTTTGTTAAAGTTCGAATATATGATAGCATTGGTAAGATAGTAAAGACGATTCAAGTAGGAAATTTAAGCCCAGGAAAGTATTGTATAAAATGGAATGGTTTTAATGATGGTGGTAATAAGGTGTCATCGGGGGTGTATTTTTGTGAAGTATGTAGCGTTAGATATAAAGACATAGAAAAAATTGTGTACTTAAAATAA